A DNA window from Onthophagus taurus isolate NC chromosome 1, IU_Otau_3.0, whole genome shotgun sequence contains the following coding sequences:
- the LOC111420100 gene encoding pupal cuticle protein 36-like translates to MKVFALILLAGFAYSAKLDNTYLPPNSAKTAGGAQFLSTPFNGPSNLNPTNFNGQPIDFNGKSTNFNGQPINFNGQPSHQYITPTLPTTPVLRKSFSTFNHQVPSGPSPVYGPANFRSNNPEARANTIRAENTNDGSGNYQFNYETENKIAQNEQGQLKAVTDGEASVVQGSYSYPGDDGKVYTVNYIADENGFQPIGEHIDQAISSAASDAAKSAAAEGQRGYNYNAQQGYNTPKSYSAQQPEVVGNYQGGFNNKQQPGFGGKQGFGGQQGFGGKQGFGGQQGFGGQQGFGGQHGQSGYAAPQQGVDAHQGLSSHQPTFNGQQAYTQQDASNGGYKY, encoded by the exons ATGAAAGTG ttcgctttAATTCTTTTAGCTGGATTTGCTTATTCGGCAAAATTAGATAACACTTATCTTCCACCCAATTCAGCAAAAACAGCTGGTGGTGCTCAATTTTTAAGCACACCCTTTAATGGACCATCAAATTTAAACCCAACTAATTTTAATGGACAACCAATcgattttaatggaaaatcaacaaatttcaaTGGACAACCAATCAACTTTAACGGACAACCATCTCACCAATACATAACCCCAACCCTCCCAACAACAccagttttaagaaaatcattttctaCCTTCAATCATCAAGTTCCATCTGGTCCATCCCCTGTTTATGGCCCAGCCAATTTCAGATCCAATAACCCAGAAGCTCGTGCTAATACAATTCGTGCTGAAAACACCAATGATGGATCAGGAAATTATCAATTCAACTAtgaaactgaaaataaaatcgCTCAAAACGAACAGGGACAATTGAAAGCAGTGACCGATGGTGAAGCTTCCGTTGTACAAGGAAGTTACTCTTATCCTGGGGATGATGGTAAAGTTTACACCGTAAACTATATTGCTGATGAAAATGGATTCCAACCTATTGGTGAACACATCGATCAAGCCATTTCTTCCGCTGCCTCTGATGCTGCTAAATCCGCTGCTGCTGAAGGACAACGTGGATATAATTACAATGCTCAACAAGGTTATAATACCCCAAAAAGTTATTCTGCTCAACAACCTGAAGTAGTGGGAAATTACCAAGGAGGATTTAATAACAAACAACAACCAGGATTCGGAGGAAAACAAGGATTTGGAGGTCAACAAGGATTTGGAGGTAAACAAGGATTTGGGGGTCAACAAGGATTTGGAGGTCAACAAGGATTTGGAGGTCAACATGGTCAATCAGGATACGCTGCTCCTCAACAAGGAGTAGATGCTCATCAAGGATTGAGTTCTCATCAACCAACTTTTAATGGACAACAAGCTTACACTCAACAAGATGCTAGCAATGGAGGATATaaatattag